The Lycium ferocissimum isolate CSIRO_LF1 chromosome 1, AGI_CSIRO_Lferr_CH_V1, whole genome shotgun sequence genome includes a region encoding these proteins:
- the LOC132064641 gene encoding uncharacterized protein LOC132064641, protein MDKLTRHIQGEVSWCMLFTDDIVLIDETRSGVNDRLGVWREALESKDFKLSKKKIEYLEFKFSNVTSEAKVEVTIEALVIPKRGNFKYLGSIIQGDREIDADVAHRIGVGWAK, encoded by the coding sequence ATGGACAAATTGACACGACATATTCAAGGGGAGGTGTCGTGGTGTATGTTATTTACGGATGACATAGTATTGATTGATGAGACGCGAAGTGGAGTTAATGATAGGCTGGGAGTTTGGAGAGAGGCTTTGGAGTCAAAAGATTTCAAGTTAAGCAAGAAGAAGATAGAGTACCTGGAGTTTAAGTTCAGCAATGTGACTTCTGAGGCAAAGGTAGAAGTGACGATTGAGGCACTAGTCATTCCTAAGAGAGGCAacttcaagtatcttgggtctataaTCCAAGGAGATAGGGAGATTGATGCTGACGTCGCACACCGTATTGGGGTGGGATGGGCAAAATGA
- the LOC132064632 gene encoding uncharacterized protein LOC132064632, producing MFPRLKGKFYRVVVRPTLLHRAECWPVRNAHVQKMNMKEMRMLRWMCGHTRRDRIKNKVIRDKVGVASVANKMRETRLRWFGYVKRRCEDAPMSKCERLEIAGVRRGRGRSKKNWREVIRQDMIELQVTEDMTLDRRAWRSRIRVDS from the coding sequence ATGTTTCCAAGgcttaaaggtaagttctacagAGTGGTAGTTAGACCAACACTTTTGCATAGGgcagagtgttggccagtcaggAATGCCCATGTTCAGAAGATGAATATGAAGGAGATGAGGATGCttagatggatgtgtgggcatactaggaGGGATAGGATTAAGAATAAAGTTATACGGGATAAGGTGGGGGTTGCCTCGGTGGCGAACAAGATGAGGGAaacgaggctgagatggttcggCTATGTGAAGAGGAGGTGCGAGGATGCACCAATGAGCAAGTGTGAGAGGTTGGAAATAGCAGGAGTTAGGAGGGGTAGAGGTAGGTCGAAGAAGAATTGGagggaggtgattagacaagaCATGATAGAGCTCCAAGtgactgaggacatgaccttggATAGAAGGGCgtggaggtcgaggattagggtaGATAGTTAG